The Terriglobia bacterium region GGCGACAACCCCTCCAAGAGCACGCTGGCGTTCTGGTCGATCGCCGCCACTCGGTCCCGGATCGTCGTGATCTCGCGGCGGGGATCCTGGCCCTGGTTGGCGATCTCCTCCTGGATGTACTCGCGGAGGACCGTCTCGCCCTCGCCGGTCAGGAGCGTCTGGAGCCGCCCCTGGATCGTCTCCATCAGCAGCTCCTCCAGGGGCTCCTTCCGCAGGAGGAACTTCTCACAGGCCGAGGCACCCTTCATGACCCAGCCGCCGCAGGCGTAGTACAGCGTCTTGATCTTCGAGCCGTCCTTGCGGTGCTTCGTGCTGTTGACCGTCCGGCCCTGGTAGGCCTGTCCACATCGGGCGCAGGTGACGAGGCCGGAAAGCAAGAACGGGGATCGCATGCCGTTCCCCGCACGAGCGTTCCTCGGCCCGACGTTCCTGGCTCGTGCCTGCATCAGTTCTTGAGCGCGGTCGAAGCTCGATGGCGGGACCAAGGGGTCGTGAGTGCCCGGCACGACGATCCAGTCCACCTGGGCGTTCTCCCTCGGCTTGTCCGCGTCGACCCGGGGCCGCTCGACGGCGACCCCACCCCGCACGCGGTGGAACCGCGCGAACGTCCTCCGATTCCAAACCGAATCGCCACGGTACGCCGGGTTTCGGAGGATCTCCCGGATGGTGCTGAGGCTCCACATCGAGTGGGCGTTCGAGGACCAGTTTCCATTTCGAGGAGAAGGGATGCCGTCGCGGTTGAGACCGCACGCGATCCACCTGCATCCCCGACCGAGCTCGACGCACTCGCGGAAGATCCGCTGGATGACCGCGATCCGTTCCGGAGTCGAGGGAAGAAGCCGCGCGACGTCCCGTTTGCTGGAATTGAGGCGCTCGCCCCGAGGCAGAACGCGAGTGAGACGCCCTTCGATGTCGTACACCTCCTTGTCGCCCGATTCGAGCCAGCGGACGCGCTGGTAGGGCCGCCCCGTGGAGTCGTGGTACAGGAGATCGTAGCCGTACGCCGGCGTGCCGCCGCACCACGCGCCCGCCTCGGTGTGGGTGACCTGGCCGCGAATCGTGATCTTCGAGAGGTCCTTCACGTACTTCTGCGCCATCCACTGCTTCACGCCGACGACGAGATCGTCAGCGTCGCCGCCGGTCAGGTTCTCGTTGCAGTAGATGACCTCGACCCCGGCCTCCCGGAACTGGTAACGCAGATGGCCGGCCTCGTCGAGGTCGCCGCGAGAGAAGCGAGAGACGTCGTAGACGAGGACGAATCGCCATGCTCGGCCCGGGGCCTGCGCGTCGGCGAGCATCTTTCTGAATCCCGCACGCGCGTCAACCGAGGCTCCAGAGATTGCGTCGTCCTCGTACCACCCGACGATCTCGAACCCGTGGTCGGCCGCGTGCTTCTCGATGGCACGGCGCTGGTCGCTGATGCTCTGGTCCTGCCTATCCGTCGAGCGACGGACGTACGCCACCGCGCGGCGAGCGCCGACGATGGCATCGGCGGCGGTTCTAGGCGGCTTCATCACCAGGATCAGGGCGTGTGTGGGCCCGAAGTTCAAGGACTTTCGTATTCGGCACAGGTTCGGCTGCGTGGGCGCGAAGCATCAATCGCGCGAGGGTCCGAAGCGCGAGGTCGACCCGGGCAGGGGAGGAGGCCTCGCTTTCGACTTCCACGATCTTCATGGCGGTGCCGTCGTCGCTGGCGAGCGTCGTTGGCGGTGTGGCGAGCCGCAGGCCCGACGATCGCCCCGTGGGCGGCCTGGGCGGCCCCTGGTGCGCCCGGCGGCGGGTCCTAGCCACGTGGCGCCCCGGCGCGCGGACCACCGCCATTCGTCCCCGCCAAGCCGTCAATTGCTCCACAGCCGATGGTGAGGCGATGCCCGTGTAAATCACCGAATTTCGGCCTGAATTGAGTGGATTCGTCGCGCAGAGAAGCGCATTGATGATGGTGCAAACGGAGGAAAACACAATGCGAGACGCCACGAAGAAGGCCACCACCACGGACCAGAAGATCGATTCCTTGAAGCCCGGCGGAACGATCGAGTTGTCCCGAAACGACCGGGGTGTGAGGGTCGTGGCGGAGCGCTCCGGAGACGGCGAGCGCGTGCGGATCGTTCGGATCTACGCGGACGGCGAAAGGGTCCTCGGGTTCGTGGTCATGCTCAATCAGCGATGGTAGAGGGGACCCACCATGGCCAAGATCATCAGCCCGATTCCACGCCAGCAACCACACGACCTGAGGCCGGGCGAGGGGTTCGATCCCGCATGCCTCTACATCAGCGACAGCGGCGCCGTGTACTGCGGGGCGCATGTCGGAACGGAAGCGTCGTTCACGCCGTGGGCGTGGAGCTGCCTCGGGTTGGGGCCGACGTTCACTAACCCCGACGACGGCATCGTGTTCTCGTGCGAGACGTGCCATCACCGCGGCTTCCACGCCGGGCGCTGACCTGTGGACGACCGCTGCGAGATCACCAGGTGCCGGGCCGAGGCCGACTTGAGCTACCTCGGTCACAGCATCTGCACCACCCACTGGAATGAATTCACCGCGGACGACGCGCCGCCCGACGCCTTGAGGATGGCCCTCGGGATCGAGGCGCCCGCGTCCACCGCGACGGAGGTTGACATGTCCGAGACCAAGAAGAGCGAGACGAAGGTCGCGAAGAAGGGCAAGGCCGAGAGGAAGGGGAAGCCGCCCAAGGCCCCGAAGGCTCCGAAGAACGAAGGGCCGCTCGTAACATTCGCGATCCGGATTCACCCCGAACACGCCAGGGCCATTCACGCTGCGGCGGGCCCGAGACGAGGGTCGGCGTTCGCCCGGGAGGTTCTCGTGTGCGCCGCGAACGGTGACCTCAAGGGCGTCCAGGCCGCCATCGACGCCGGGATCGAGGCCACCAAGGGCGCGTAGACCGACCCCGCCGCGCCACCTGGGCCCGCCGGAATCCCACCGAGCGGGCCCTCTCTTTAGGCCCCATCTTGGGGCCCTTTTGTGCCCAGTTTCGGGGGCCTCCACGAGGGTGAAGGCGCGGAACGGCGCGCTATTCATGCCGACCCCCCCCTACCCCGAAACCCTCGGCCGCGCGCGTTCGACGGGCGACGCGGACCTTCGAAGAGGTTCCAGGGTTCCTGACCGGCTACCCCCCTGGTTGCCCGCGTGGCGCGCCTGGTGGCGCGTGGTGGGGCGGTTGGGGGCAAGGGAAAGCCTCCGGGCGTGCGGCTGCGGTGGGCGAACGGCGTACGACTCGACCCAGCACGCGAAAGCCGCTCGGGTCCGGACGAGCATCGAGCGATGCCTCTCCGGAGGGTTCGGATAGTTCGGATAGTTCCCATGGTTCGCGGACACACGCGCGCGCGCATGAGTGCTTATGCGAGAAAACCCTCCGAACCCTCCGAACCCTCCGGAACGTTGGGGGCGGCTCATATCGCAATCCCCAGCCAGACGACGCAGCTGGTCTTCTTGTCCTTGCCTTTGGAGAACCCGCGTTCTGCCAGGAGTCGTCCGAAGAGGGTTTGGGTCATCGGGTCCCCGCCGAGGTTCGACTTGTGCCAGCTGGTGTAGCTCTCGTAGAGGTTCTTGGCCGGCGCGCAGGCTTGTGGATCCAGTCGGCAGGTCGAGAGGTAGTCGCCGAGGGTGTCCGACTCGTTCCTGTAGTTTGCGGTGGCGTCCACGACGGGCGCCGGGGGTGCGAGTCCCATCGATTGCCAGTCGAGGGCTCCCTGGACGAGCCATCGGAGGATGCCAGGAGCCTCGGCAAGCAGCTTCGTCCGGAGTTGGGTGTCTTGCTCGTTCTTGGGGATTTGCACCGTCCAAGGGACGAGGTGGACACGGCGCCATATCCCGTCATCGGTGCCGCGAATGATCGGCTTGCTGTTCGTTCCGAGAAACACGGTGTGGGTTGGCTCGTACTCCCAGAAGTCCTCTTTCATCCTGCGGGCTTTCAGGCGGTCGCCTCCGGTGAGGTGCTTCACGAGTCCTTCGGACAACCGGGCGCCGGCGTCCAACTCGTGGGTGTAGACGAACCGCTTTCCACGGAGATCAGCGAACGCGGTCGGGTGCGTGTCCTTCCTCTCGTGCACCAGGAGGTGGTGCGGCATCACGCCGGCGTAGTCCGAGCCGATGGTGCCGTGGATCGTGCCGGTCAGCGTGCTCTTGCCGTTGGCCCCGCGGCCGTAAAAGACCGCGAGGATCTCCTCTTGCACCGTCCCGGTGATCGCGTAGCCGAGAAGTCGTTCGAGGTAGAGGATCAGGGAGACGTCGTTGTTGAAGATGCGAAGGAGAAACCGCTCCCACGTCGGCGCCTTTGCCGTGGGATCGTAAGGCGTCGCGCACAACTTCGTCAGCAGATCCTCGCGCCGATGCGGACGCAGCGTGCCGTTCCGCAAGTCCACGGTCCCGCTCGGCGTGTTCAAGAGCCATCGGTCGCGGTCCAGATCTGTGGTCGCGACGGGGATGTTGGGCTCAGATCGCGCAAGACTCAGTGCGGCCCTGATGCAGTTTTCTTTCTCGCACTTCAGCGCGAAGGCGACGGCCTTCGCCCGCTGGCCCGCGTGCGGCTCCGCTCCGGCTTCCCGGTAGAGCGTCCGCACCGTGTCCTTCGCCAGCCGCCAGAGATTCGCGCCAGCGTCGTGTTCCCAGCGGGTCCCGGACCAGGCGTACCACTTCTTCCACTCGAAGCAGTAACGCACGCTGGCGCCGTGCTGCCTGACAATTCGCTGGGCGAGTCCTAGCTCGGTCAGGTGTGCCTCGTTATCCTCCTCAACAGCGGCCTTCGCGTCGCTTGTGGGCTCGGGTCGAAGACCGAGCCAGTCCCTTGCCTTCGTCACTACAGGCTTGCCGAGCAGCTCGGCCAAGGTCGGCACCCCAGTCGTCGGGATGCCTTGCTTCATGCGTCTCGCGGTCGCGCGAACATCGTCCGCTCGCAGGCCTGCCTCTTCGTCTCCTGCTGCCCGAGCGACGGATGTGGTGAATTCGGCCGCCCGGTCCTCGCTCCATCCAGCCCGTAGAAGCATCCCGCCGAGCGCGTTCGCGATATCGTGCCGGGAGCTGGGACCCCTCGGCCAGTGACGAGCGAAGATCGTCGCGCCGGCGAGCATTCGAACGGCTTCGAGCAGCTTGTCCCCGGTAATGTCCAGCGGCTCGAGCGGGCCATCCCAACAGTACTCGTCTCCGT contains the following coding sequences:
- a CDS encoding zinc ribbon domain-containing protein; amino-acid sequence: MQARARNVGPRNARAGNGMRSPFLLSGLVTCARCGQAYQGRTVNSTKHRKDGSKIKTLYYACGGWVMKGASACEKFLLRKEPLEELLMETIQGRLQTLLTGEGETVLREYIQEEIANQGQDPRREITTIRDRVAAIDQNASVLLEGLSPETRAFVDTKLRDLGNERRRLQDRLQELETAPYEPIDVELVLREGLASLRNLPRMLESGSLEERKEFVRAFVGGVKVMPEEARLELEMRRFPAVALPRPGNSACQVVAGAGFEPATFGL
- a CDS encoding bifunctional DNA primase/polymerase — protein: MTTTLDAARDYFRHGWMPLPVPHGEKDPNRRRWQEFRTTEAELPRYFENGSNIGILTGEPSNGLEDVDLDTLEAVALAPSFLPPTSMRSGRFKRHCSHWWFRVVGAIPSNATFKDVDADKTTLLELRGSGRQTVVAPSRHPDGDEYCWDGPLEPLDITGDKLLEAVRMLAGATIFARHWPRGPSSRHDIANALGGMLLRAGWSEDRAAEFTTSVARAAGDEEAGLRADDVRATARRMKQGIPTTGVPTLAELLGKPVVTKARDWLGLRPEPTSDAKAAVEEDNEAHLTELGLAQRIVRQHGASVRYCFEWKKWYAWSGTRWEHDAGANLWRLAKDTVRTLYREAGAEPHAGQRAKAVAFALKCEKENCIRAALSLARSEPNIPVATTDLDRDRWLLNTPSGTVDLRNGTLRPHRREDLLTKLCATPYDPTAKAPTWERFLLRIFNNDVSLILYLERLLGYAITGTVQEEILAVFYGRGANGKSTLTGTIHGTIGSDYAGVMPHHLLVHERKDTHPTAFADLRGKRFVYTHELDAGARLSEGLVKHLTGGDRLKARRMKEDFWEYEPTHTVFLGTNSKPIIRGTDDGIWRRVHLVPWTVQIPKNEQDTQLRTKLLAEAPGILRWLVQGALDWQSMGLAPPAPVVDATANYRNESDTLGDYLSTCRLDPQACAPAKNLYESYTSWHKSNLGGDPMTQTLFGRLLAERGFSKGKDKKTSCVVWLGIAI